The DNA sequence ttaacttaaaaataaatttgaccAAACTTGTGAGTATTTTTTGCAGATacaataaaaactgaataaagaaaGTAAAGTTAAAACAGTTTGGAGTAATGAATGAAAAGTACTGTCACTTGCGACGATGTGCTTTGCTTTACTAAAATCAGTAAAATTTTAAtagtaaaaatccataaaaTGAGTATGATTAAGTCGTCTGTCTGaccttcaaataaataaataaaaagagaatttaaaaaatcagtaaAATATATTAATGGATAAATATGCAGAGTTGAGCCTCCAAAAACAAGTCCAGGAAAACTTCAATTTATTTTCCAGCGGCTGTTTGATTTGGGGTGATTATGTTTGAAATGTCAGTTTTCCTATTCGGTGAAGCTGAGTTTTAACGCGGATGTTTCAGAGCTTGTTTcagtcacagtgtgtctgtgagtgacGTCTTTCACTTCGATGTTCTTTGGTTTGTCTCGTTTCTTCTTAATCAAACCGAGTGAGAAGAGAAAACTTCCTCTGAAGTGGACACGCAGTAATGTCAGTGATGTTTGAACATTATCCCTGTGTGCTGATgagttgtcattttgtgtttttcagatgaGGAAGAGTCCAAACCATCCTACTACAAACTACAAACGATTCcatcaaatgatgaaaaaagcaACCTCACAGTGTGCTTGGCCACCGGCTTCAACAGACACAATGCATCAGCTTTCAACAAGACAGAAGCTGTCCTGATAAAAGATGACTCGCTGTACAACCAGGTGACTTTGCTGTCACCTCAAGATGAATGTGGTGAGTGTGAAGGATTTAATTGGGTATGACATAAATACTTATTATATTTAGAattagtgtgtgtatgcaggttttttaaagGCAGGAGAACTCGAtaacaaacattattttattttagttttttatgtGTGTCAATTTTGATGTCACAGCCTGCCGGAAAACATTttaggctgaatccaaatgtccgcaCTTCAAACTTTATGGGCGCGTTCATGGGAAGTCTGGGAGTGTTTAGGGCTCCAAAGCTACAATCCATCCAGTCCACAGGGGCCTCAagtggactttctgcagacttcactgatttaattacccacagttcattGCAATACAGATGTGACGTTGTGGGTTTTTCaattgctggaaaaaaaaaagttaaatagtTATTGATGGTTAGGTCTGTTAAATGTTACTTGAATTGAATCAGAAATAATCACACACCACATGATGACAGAGAGATATGTATACGTACAGGCTGTAGAGGGACTGACCATACGTTTATTATCACAGCCTGTcagactgtgtatcaggctgcgATAGGCTGAAAGTATTGGCTGAAACACAACAGAAGAAGGTTTCTAATGTGAGTGATACAGAGTGTATTGAGTCATAGTCCAGATTTACACACATCTCTGTTGTTGAACATGTGTAGCTGTTATATAGAGATGTATTCATACAtgtttgtttagttttcatgttttcatggtAACAAGTAAAACAGTCTCGAGAGCTGTCTATCAGCCGCTTGCAGTCCCTGCTTgcagactttacgtgatgacaGTAAACACGTCACACTACATACAGCTGAAGTCTgcgagggctcagtctgcagtccagagggtggacgcTTGGATTCAGCCTTAGTAAACAGACAGCAGCGTGGACGCtggtgaaaatgttacagtggttacttcttttttacaTCCCTGACTTGTTCTGTCTCAAACTGGCTTGGAGTAAATTGGTGAGAACGTACGAGCACTAATTGAACAGTATTTTGTAGCAGCACATCATTCATGGGGCTAAAATCGGTGCGTCCACCCAGGTGGCATATTTCCACCCCTGCGGCTCGAAGCCGATAAagactgcagagtcatttgaccctgGAGTGAATGCCAGTTGTAACTTGACcaataaatacaaaagccaggtGTTCACGGGTGTCAGTGACAAAGGTGCTCAATAATATAGTGTAATTTTTTATTCTGAcaataatgaaatgtaaaaatcatttaaaattcaAATGGAAATCTGATTTCCAAATGATACCGTCATGTATATATTTGTGAAAAATGGAAAATTGGAATTGAAAAACCTGAAATGGAAAATTTAAAGGCTCAAAGTGATTATGAAAAATgaccaaacatttttaaaactcatttaaaaaatgggGTCAAAGTTCAAATTCCTGTTTTCCATTCACTGTTTAGTTTTTGGAGCTCTGTCTAAATGACAGGGGTCTGAAACCAGTTGGGACATTGATGCATTTAATGAGTCTGACAGATGAAGATAaattatcatcaccatcataCCTAATAATCACTCATCATGTCTGATATCTTTCAGCTGAAGCTGATTCAGGTGGATCTCCGACGTGTGAAGATAAACTGGAACCAGGTTTGTATTAAATGTGACTGAACAGCTGATTCTGTGTTTAAAACTCTGCTTGTGCTCTGTTTCAATATtcgtgatgatgatgatgatgatgacgatgatgttGTTTTCAGATGCAAAGGTGAACCTCATGTCTCTGACCATCATGGGCCTCAGACTGCTCTTCATCAAAACCATCGTCTTCAACGTCCTGATGACTCTGCGGCTGTGGATCAGTCAGTGTGAGTACGAAACCACAAGACTCAAACAAATACTGTCAATGATTCTGTAAACTCAAATAACAAACAGATCTTTATTTCCAGTTTCCTGTTTTATATCTGATCATATTTTAGTATAACGCCTccctgttttctgatctgatcaaaccctgttctgttttcctaaacccaatcagctggcggtgttgtaccgacgtagtgcttttattttgaaagagactgtatgcaaactgtacatttcctgtgaaaacagaagtgtattttgaaaacagacaatgtatgtaacaggctgaagttggcACGACGTCACAGAACGTCAGCTATTTCAGCATTGAAGCAAAACAGCCATTCTTTCCAAACCTTAATCGAGCTCTGAGTTTCCAGAACATCACCACGTAGACATTCATCATGATGTGTCAGATCTGGATTTATTGTAGATAAATGTAGAAATTCCCTCAGAAACAAACAAGTTAAGACATTTTTGGCATTATGGACATGACTGAGAGAACAGAGGAAGGACACATGAAGACGTCCACGAGACATAAAACAAGTCCAGTTTATCCTGAACATCTAAACCACTGATGAGGAGAAAACCAAGGTGATCATCACAGTTACTACCTGAACTTTGTGCTGTAAAAGTCCAGTAGATCTGAAGGAGTTATGTCTTggttgaactttgaccttttgtaGTTGTGTAGAACTCACAATGGACGAAACTGTGAACAGTTTAGAGATCTACAGTCCAgctcagcttgtagtgaagtccgctggtcaagtcaaaatggccacagacggcgtgttggcttgctgcagcaggtgctccgtccccacagagccctctgtttctgacctcacggtgtgccggtgtcagacggtggattgctcgctgtatgtgtggctggttatttatattattgtggcgtattgattatgaatacagtccatctgatgctggttttgtttcatcactgtagccagtatctcactatcactatcctcattcagattttaagaagctacaaattatattcagccacaaaataagtctgaaaagctgcaaatcagaacgaagcacagagagttgttggctagagatgatacgccgtctcatggtggtcacttcctgtcaacgttacagatcagaagcgcagagagttgttgactagagatgataccccgtctcatggtggtcacttcctgtcgacgttacagatcagaagcgcagagagttgttgactagggatgatacgccgtctcatggtggtcacttcctgtcaacgttacagatcagaagcgcagagagttgttgactagagatgatacgccgtctcatggcggtcacttcctgtcagcgttacagatcagaagcgcagagagtcgttgactagagatgatacgccgtctcatggcggtcacttctgGACCTGGTTCCCTTCAGATGCtgctgtaaatatgtgtctttaCGGAGACAAATGTTCTGT is a window from the Epinephelus fuscoguttatus linkage group LG15, E.fuscoguttatus.final_Chr_v1 genome containing:
- the LOC125902881 gene encoding T cell receptor alpha chain MC.7.G5-like isoform X2, translating into MTITCCVNINNNKLVFGSGIKLIVTSYEEESKPSYYKLQTIPSNDEKSNLTVCLATGFNRHNASAFNKTEAVLIKDDSLYNQVTLLSPQDECAEADSGGSPTCEDKLEPDAKVNLMSLTIMGLRLLFIKTIVFNVLMTLRLWISQ
- the LOC125902881 gene encoding T cell receptor alpha chain MC.7.G5-like isoform X3, giving the protein MYSVNDAARKLIFGKGTPLFVQSNEEESKPSYYKLQTIPSNDEKSNLTVCLATGFNRHNASAFNKTEAVLIKDDSLYNQVTLLSPQDECAEADSGGSPTCEDKLEPDAKVNLMSLTIMGLRLLFIKTIVFNVLMTLRLWISQ
- the LOC125902881 gene encoding T cell receptor alpha chain MC.7.G5-like isoform X1, which translates into the protein MQRAARGGFCHETRHCVKSGGFDKILFGSGTKVTVETNEEESKPSYYKLQTIPSNDEKSNLTVCLATGFNRHNASAFNKTEAVLIKDDSLYNQVTLLSPQDECAEADSGGSPTCEDKLEPDAKVNLMSLTIMGLRLLFIKTIVFNVLMTLRLWISQ